The DNA region CAGAACATTTTCATAAAAGCCTCTCCTGCTCAACTGACCAGATAAAATAATTCCTCTGTTTACCCGCTCGTACTTTCACAATCATGAGCAGCTTTTGATTGAGCGCGGTAGATTAGTAATACCTAAGGACTTGCAACAATCGTTTACAAGTCTTACAAAGAAAAGTAACATCCTTTTAAAATAACCAGTCGGTATCAGATTGGTTAATGTCTATGTGTATGCTTGTAGGAAAATAGCTGATTTTCAGCAACAAGTACTTGTTTTTGCGTCAGCAGCCAAGCTGCTAGCGTTTTGGACAGTTACTTGCGGTAGAAACTGCCTAAAGTTAAAGTCTTCGGAATTTGACAAATCTGCTGGTATGAATACCAATAACAAAAGTTCCTCTAGCTTAAAACAGGAGAATCGGGGCTTGGTAATCGATCGCCTAAAACAGGACTTAAAAAACGACCTGATCGCTGGTTTGTTGGTAGTAATTCCCCTAGCAACTACTATCTGGCTAACGATTACCATTGCCACTTGGGTAATCAACTTCCTCACCCAAATTCCCAAACAACTGAATCCCTTTGATGGGTTAAACCCAATTGTAGTAAATTTACTGAATTTATTAGTAGGATTGGCTGTACCACTACTAAGTATCTTATTGATGGGCTTGATGGCTCGCAATATTGCTGGGCGGTGGTTGTTAGATTTTGGTGAGCGATTATTACAAGCAATTCCTTTAGCAGGACAGGTATACAAAACCCTTAAACAGCTTTTAGAAACAATATTAAAAGATTCTAATGGCAAGTTTCGCCGGGTAATTTTGGTAGAGTATCCCCGTCGAGGAATTTGGGCGATCGCCTTTGTTACTGGTGTAATCAGCAGTGATATCCAAGCCCAGATGCCTCGCCCCGTGCTAAGTGTTTTTATACCGACTACGCCCAATCCGACTACCGGATGGTACGCAGTAGTTCCTGAAGATGAAGTAGTAAACCTCTCCATGTCCATTGAAGACGCCTTTAAAATAGTTGTATCAGGTGGCATCGTCGCCCCCAATACGCCCTTGGTTTTCCCCAAAGAGTCCACGCTAGAAGGGAAACACAACGAAATCAAGCAGCAGGTTATTCCCGTTGAAGAAAGTTAAATTCGGGACTGGGGAAGATGAATATGGGGATTCATACCTTAAACAAATCTTAAAATAATTTCTTTCCTAGTACCCAGTACCTTATTAGAGTAATCTTGTTATTTGACTGTACCAAAGTTGATATAATTGTAAGTTTGCCCCGTATAGTTAATCAGTTCTTACCTAATCACCCCTCAGTTTTATGCAACCTCGTAAACCCCAGCAAATTGCTCGTGAATTGGCACTTCTAAGCCTTAGCCAATTGCCAGTCAACCCAAAAAAATTAGATCAGTTGGAAGACGATCAACTAGTATCCAAGTTGGTGCTAGGAGCAGTACGTACTTTGACCTCAGAAGTGCAAGATACCCTCGATAATGCCGCAGGTGAACTGCAACGCAGTAACGATCGCCTTTTAAGTAGCCAAACTCGCGCCTCCGATCTTAATACTGCTAGAACAATGCTTCAAGAAGCGATCGCCTGCACCCAGACAGCAATCAATCAATTGGGTACGGCAGTTGATTTTCCAGTATTGATTCAGTTAGCTAATCAAGATAAGGGAGTCCGTAATTACGCTAAAGAGCTTGTAATTACCGTCAACGAAAATCGACAAATTATAGATGAACTCCTTTCTGCTGCCTTAGTAGATTGGCAAGTAACTCGCCTCGCCCAAATTGACCGCGATATCTTGCAAATCGCTGTGGCTGAAATGAAGTTCTTAGGAGTTGCAGACAGTATCGCCATTAACGAAGCTGTGGAACTAGCCAAACGCTACAGTGGAGACGATGGTCATCGGTTTATTAACGGTGTTCTGCGCCGAGTCACTGAGCAGAAAAAGACAGCATAGCTTTTTTGACTTGCCAAAGTGAGGGGGATGAGGGAGCAGGGGGAGCAGGGGAAGTAGGGGAGGCAGGGGAATTAACTTAAACCAATGCCCAATGCCCGATGCCCAATGCCCCAAGTTAAATTAAACTCATAACTTATAACTTATAACTCATATAACCAATACTGCTGCAATGGTTTTTAATTGGTTCCGTCGTAAATATAACGATTCCTCTGACACTCCCTCTGATAAAAAACAGGAAGAAACTTCTCCTGCACAAGAACCTCAGCCAGAGCCAGCCGAAACATTAACAGCAACTGCTGAAACTGCTCCAGACACAACAACAGACTTGTTAGCGTTTGCTAAAGCTGCTTACAAAAATATTCAGCAAAAACAACAAGCAGAGGTAGTAGAAACCCCGGCTGATTCAGCAGAAGCCTCATCAGTATCAGCACAACCGGAAACCGCAGAAACAACAATTGCGGAAATTACCGAACCAGAAGCAATTGAGGAGCCTGTTAGTACAACCATAGAAACAGCACAGCCAGAAGTTATCCAAGCTACTACTGAGGAAGAAAGTACTGAAAATTCCTCAGTAGCAGCAATTGCCCAAGAGCCAGATGTCTCCAGCCCAGAACTCACGGCAAATGAAGCTGAACCAACGCCCACCGAACCAGTAGCTACGTCAGAGGCAACACAGCCAACAGGACTATCTTTCTTAGAACGGGCGGCGGCAGAACGGCAAGCCAAGCTGGAACAACTAATGGCCACCGCCATTGAAGTTCCAGAACCAGAGGTAGTACAGCCAGTAGCTGCAACTTCAGAGACAGGAGAGGAAATTCCTGGACTGGTATTTGATGATGGGTTTGTCTGGTCGGCGAAAGTTTTAGCAGCTCAAGGTAGAAGTCCAGAAGACGTTTCTATTGAAGAAATTACTTGGCTCAAAAAGCTCCGGCAAGGGTTAGATAAAACTCGTCGTAGCATTCTTAACCAACTGAAGGCGATCGTTGGTCAAGGGCCGCTAAACCAAGCTGCTGTAACAGAAATTGAGGCATTGCTCCTGCAAGCTGATGTGGGTGTAGAAGCAACAGACTTTATTATCAATGCCCTACAGACAAAACTTCGAGAAGAAGTTACTGCACCTGAAGAAGCGATCGCTTATCTGAAAAAGATTCTCCGGGATATGTTGGATGCACCAAGCATGGCATCCCACAAAACTATCTTTACCCCAGAAAAAGAAACCTTAAATATTTGGTTAATCACTGGCGTGAATGGTGCCGGTAAAACCACCACCATTGGCAAAATTGCCCATCTGGGACAAAAATCTGGTTATAAATGCTTGATTGGGGCAGCAGACACCTTTCGCGCCGCCGCCGTGGAGCAGGTGAAGGTTTGGGGTAGTAGAAGTGGTGTAGAAGTAATTTCCAATCCGGGAAAGAATACAGATCCGGCAGCAGTTGTGTTTGATGCGATCGCAGCCGCCCAAGCACGTCAAACCGAATTACTTCTGGTAGATACAGCTGGGCGTCTGCAAAACAAGAAAAATTTAATGGACGAACTTAGCAAAATCCGGCGAATTATCGACAAAAAAGCCCCAAATGCCAAAGTAGAATCTCTTTTGGTTCTAGATGCCACTTTAGGGCAAAATGGACTGCGGCAAGCCGAAGTTTTCTCCCAAGCTGCCCAACTGAGTGGCGTTGTCTTAACCAAGCTCGATGGTACAGCCAAAGGTGGTGTTGCCCTTGCCGTTGTGCAACAGCTAGGTTTACCCATTCGCTTTATTGGTGCTGGTGAAGGAATTGAAGACCTGCGCCCCTTTTCTAGCTATGAGTTTGTCGAAGCTCTCTTGAGCGGCTAACTGAAAATTTTGGAGTTCAATATTTTTCTTGACAACTGATAAATTTAGGGATTACTGATCTGGTATTATCACTTGAACTCATTAGAAACAGATCAATTCTTGTAAATCATAAGTTTGTCGCAATAAATGGATAACTTTTGCTAAAATTTCAAGCTAGTGCCTTTTTTCACGCTTTGAATGGGCATAAACGCAACACACAAAACCTCCGAAGCTTCCATCTTGCAGCAAGGTGTTTAAAGGGCAAGCGAGACGCTCATCCCCGCAAATAAAACTATTGCAAGATGGACAGCAGAACGGTGAGTAGTGCGTTGGGGAGCCAGCACAAAGTTCAGCACTGTGGGGGTTTACCTTTGCAGGTGATTGGTGTTGGCTATGGTAACTTGTATTCTTAGATCGAAGGAACTGCGTTAGCGAGTTGGCAGAACTGCACACTGCACGTAACTTACTTAAGAGTAAAAGTACGAGCATCATCTGTTTGCCCAATGCCGACATTAGAAAAAGGACAGCTTCCGACCATCAGAACTTCGCAAAATCGTCCACTGTGGACTCAAAAAGCGAATTGCTGTAAGTAAGCTGGTTCAACACTTCCAGGTGTATTCTCATCTCTTACTTGCGAAAGTATCTACAAATATTTTCTCTAGTAATCCGGGTTTTCACTCAAAAAAATTCTCCTCTCCTAGTTGCCTCTGCCCAAACAATTACTCTGAAAGCGTTATAAATTATTCTTTGAATAAAGTATTTTTATGACTTTAGAGATATGCTTTGGTAATTAAGTTATGAAAAAATAAAAAGCTTTCTTAACTCTCAATGAAACTAGTAATTTTTACGGATTGGTTTTTGGCTAAAAATACATGATTTGAAATCACAAATATTCCATCAGAAATACAATAAGCAAATAAAATACTGATAAAAGTTGCTTGTTACGTCTTTATACTCTTGCTAAAGTGACAAGTCTTATCTAAATATGGTTTAGCAATGCCAAAGCCAAAAGATTTATAAGTAATCTAAAATCTGCCAATATAAAGTGCAATAGTACCTGTGCCTGTGTCTCAACTGCCCTCTCAACCCATTGACAACAATAGTAGTGCCGCGACAGATGTCACACCAGTCGTAGCACTAAAAGAACTCGTGGCAAGGTTGCACCGGGAACAGAACAAAATTCAAGATTTGCTCAGTTCTTTAGGATTTGCCCTAAGAAGTTTCAATAATTTAAATCAGTTTTTGGAACTGATCCCCCTGATGGCAACTAGAGTGACAGATGCAGACGGCAGCGCTCTGTTTCTCTACAAACCTAATGGTCAAGTAAGATTAGAGCAGTTACATTGGCAAGATAGTGGCCAGCGAAAAAATATCCGCAAAGCGCTAGAAATAGCCAGCAGTCAAATCACGCTTCTGCCCAATGCTGCGCCTTTAGCCAATGCCACGGGGATTTTAGATGATCAGATGCATCGCTATCTGGGGCCAGATGTACAAATCTTTGGTACGGCGATTCTAGTGAAGCATACAGAACGGGGATGGCTCTACGTATTGAGCCGCGATCCAGAATATAGTTGGACAGAAACCAGGCAAAAGTTAGTTAGGTTGGTAGCAGACCAAACAGCTGTTGCGATCGAAAACGATGAACTAGCTGTAGAACTAAGAAAAAAAGAACGTCTAGACCAAGAACTAGAAATTGGCGCAGAAATTCAACGGCGACTTTTGCCACGTCAATGTCCCACAATCCCTGGTGCAGTTTTAGCGGCACGTTGTAAACCTGCCAATCGCGTCGGCGGAGATTACTATGACTTTATTGCTACCAATCACAATAAGATTCAGCCCAAGACCAAAGGCAGCACGGAAAATAGTCGCTGGGGTTTGGTTATTGGAGATGTCATGGGTAAAGGTGTCCCAGCTGGGCTGATTATGACGATGATGCGGGGAATGTTACGGGGAGAAGTACTACATGGTAATTCCCCTGCCGGAATTCTACAAAACTTAAATAGAGTTATGTATGCGGATTTAGAAAATTCCCACCGCTTTATAACGCTATTTTATTCAGAATATAATCCCCACAGCCGAATTTTGTCTTATAGCAATGCGGCGCACAATCCTCCCTTGTGGTGGCACGCAGCCACGAAAACTGTCAGCCGTTTAGATACTCTAGGAATGTTAATCGGTTTGGATGCTAACAGCCAATATGAAGATGCCCAGGCACAGTTAGAGCCTGGGGATACAATTATTTACTATACAGATGGTTTGACTGATGCTGCTGCTGCTAGTGGCGATCGCTTCGATGAAGATAACTTTGTCGCTGGCTTTAATACGGCTTGCAAGTATTGCAATGGCCCAGAGGAGATTGTGGATTACCTATTTGACCAAGTTGAGCAATTCATTGGTGCTGATAAGCAAAACACTGATGATATGACACTAGTTGTTATGCAAATTTTATAGTTATTAGCCAATTTTGGTTGATCAAGTCATGATTAAACCGATGGCGACTGGGGATTCACTAGAGTAATTCTACTAAATTTAATTTTTTATTTATTTTTTATTTGAATTTCCGTAGCGATCGCCTAAATGGTCGCACATCAACCTTTTTTAGTGAATTGTTTGTATTTAGCCTTTAAGATAATACATAAAAAATGATCCTTATAATACTTTTCTGTTCAAGTAAAAACTATATATTTTGCACATCTAGCACAGTAGGAAACGCCGAGAGAGACTAGGTAAAATGTACAAGGTAAAAAGTAAAAGGTAAATTTACTTCTTCATTTTTGCTTTCTTTCTATCCTTGTGATGCAAGCATTTAGCCTGCTCACTCTTAGCGTTTTAATTTTTCCTTTCTCCGCCGTAGCAAGTTCACAACAGCTACGACGGAGTTTTGCTTTACCAATAAATACGTTTCCAGTGGAGTGTCCTTATTACATTGCCCAAATTCTTGATGCTGAGTTTTTAGCAGATGCGATTGATTTGTAATATTAGGTTTATGCGGTAATTAACTCGCCTCGCATAACAGTTACCGCTTGTCCGCTCAGAAAGACGCGATCGCCTCCGTTATAATCTACCTTCACCACGCCACCGCGACTGGATGCTTGATAAGCCAATAATTTATCTTTGTGCAAGCGATCGCGCCAGAAGGGAGCGAGACAGCAATGAGCCGCCCCAGTTACAGGGTCTTCATCAATCCCTAAACCTGGTGCAAAGAAGCGAGAGACGAAATCATATTCAGAATCAGGGTGGGTGAGGCTGGTGACAATGATCTCCGAAGTAGGCAATGTTTTCAGTATTTGGAAATTTGGCTGTATTTGCCGTACCAAATCTTCAGATTCCAATTCCACTAAATAGCCCAAGGAATTCAAGAAAACAGATTTGTATGGGATACCCAAAGCAGCCTTGAGTTCTTGCGGTGCGACTGTTTCTTGTGAATGATTCGCAGGAAAATCTAACTCAATCCACTCACCTTGCAACTTAGCAATCAGCACTCCGCTTTTAGTGTGGAAACGCGCAACTTCATTAGGTGACAAATGTCCCTCTGACCAAAGTACATGGGCACTAGCTAAAGTTGCATGACCACAAAGCGGTACTTCTACCGTAGGCGTAAACCAACGCAGGTTAAAGCCATCATCCTGTCTAATTAGAAAAGCTGTTTCAGATAAATTCATCTCCTGCGCTACATTCTGCATCCAGCGTTCCTCTTGGGGAGTAGGCAAAACACAGACAGCAGCAGGATTACCTGCAAAAGGTATATTGGTAAAAGCATCAACCTGAGTAATGGTTTGTCCCATTAGAGTCACCTTGAAAATTAGACAGCATTATATTTATTAGAAGTGCATTAGATATTTATGCCTTTATTTATCATTATTATTAGGCGGTGCATCATTTGTAGTGTAGCACAGTTGTGCTAGCACGCGTGTTACATCCAAATGAGAACCGTCATATACAGTACCTGATAAATTAGGAATACAATCTCCAAAAACTGGGGTCAATGTCAAAGCAAAACGGAAACATGACCATAAAAATCTTCAGAAGCATCTTTGCTGCTGTCAACTTAGCGCTAATTTCTGGAGGATTAGTTAGTTGTGTTGTTGAGGTACCGCAGCCATCTGCTCCACCTGAGCAACAAAAACCAGCCGTACAACCTAACGAACAGCCTAACCAGATAAAGCAGAACGACGATGAAGATGACGACGACAAAGATAGCGATCGCAAGAATGATAAACACGATGACGATAAAGACGATAAAGATGATAACGACTAAATAAAGGCAAAACTATATATAACCTTTATCCTTCTCTTTGAGTTTCTATTTATGCTAATTCAACAAACTTCCACTTCCCTCGTCGATACTTTACGCCACCGACGGCAACAATTAGCCAACCTCATTGATTTTCCAGCAATTCTGTGGTCAGGTAGCAACAGTCCGCGCAACTTTCCTGCAAATCTCTTTCCGTTTCGCGCTAGCAGTCATTTCCTCTATTTTGCTGGACTGCCATTATCAAATGCAGCAATTCGTTTAGAAGGCGGCAAACTAGAACTATTTATCGACGATCCATCACCCAGCAGCGCTCTTTGGCATGGAAAAATGCCAACGCGGGAAGAAATAGCTCAGAAGATTGGAGCGGATGTGGCAGGGCCAATGGCAGAATTAGAGTCTTGGGTAGAAGATGCTGCCACACTTGCTGTACAAGATGCAGCTACTTGGACGCAACAATCGCAGCTATTAAATAGATGGGTATTACCACAAAGTCCTCCCCAAGGAATTGACTTGGAGTTAGCTAAGGCGATCGTTTCTCTGCGCCTCACTCATGATGAAGCTGCATTAACCGAGTTGCAAAAAGCTGCTGCTGTCACAGTTGAAGCACACAAAGCTGGTATGGCAGCAACACCTAAAGCCAAGCTAGAAGCAGAAGTTCGGGCAGCGATGGAAGGGGTAATTATTGCCCACAATATGACAACTTCCTATAACAGTATTGTCACCGTTCACGGTGAAGTTTTGCATAATGAACAGTATCACCATCCCCTACAACCAGGTGACTTATTACTTGCTGATGTTGGTGCTGAAACTGAGACGGGTTGGGCAGGCGATGTAACTCGAACTTGGCCAGTTTCTGGTAAGTTTTCATCTACCCAGAGAGATATTTATAATGTTGTGCTGGCAGCCCATGATGCTTGCATTGCCAAAATCCACCCTGGCGCAGAGTATGGGGATATTCATTTGCTAGCTGCTACGGTTATAGCTGAAGGTTTAGTAGAGTTAGGCATTTTACAAGGAAACCCTCAAGATTTAGTAGAAATGGATGCCCATGCGCTGTTTTTCCCTCATGGTATCGGTCATCTACTAGGTTTAGATGTTCATGATATGGAAGATTTGGGTGATTTAGCAGGGTATGAAGAGGGACGTTCTCGGAGCGATCGCTTTGGCTTAGGCTACCTCCGTTTAAATCGTCCTTTGCGTACAGGAATGTTAGTCACAATTGAACCTGGTTTTTATCAAGTACCAGCAATTTTAAATGATGCCAATGTTCGCTCAAAATATCAAAATGTAGTGAATTGGCAGCGTTTATCTGAATTTGCTGATGTGCGCGGAATCCGCATCGAAGATGATGTTTTAGTTACCGCAGAAGGTAGCGAAGTTTTAACAGCCGCATTACCAAATGATGCCGATACCATAGAAAATTTAGTAGGTTCCTAATTTGTACATCATGCCTTGCTAATTGATAGCGTAAACACATAGGATGTTATCTTATGATCAAAAAACCCATAGGATTACTACTCAACGGAGTTATTGTCACCTTCGGACTATTGCCAGCTCAAGCACAGCAGCCGATTTCTGATACCCAAGTTGCGGCGATGGTAGAGGCATTGCGACAAGCTGCACCACAGACCAAAAATCCCAACGATGGATATTACAGCCAATGGCAAGTTAAACCAGAAACCCTCAAAGGCTGGTCAAGAACTTGTCTCAAACGAGAACTGACACCGACGCAGTTTGAAAACAGCCCTGCGATCGCTCGCCAAGTTGTATCCTGTATCACGCGCCGTGAATTAACTAATCAGTTTGCCGCCACGAACAATAATGAAATTGCATCTGTGCGTGGTGCAGCTTGTTGGTGGATGACTGGTAGCTATACAGGTTGTAACAAAGGCTTCACTGCTGAGTATGTGCAAAAAGTTGTCCGTTTTTACCAACAACAACGTTCAAAACCAACGACTCGTTGAGGAAGAGTTAAGATAATTGCTTTACCTTTTCGACAACCCAATCAACGCGATCTTTTCCCCAAAATCTCTCGCCTTCAACTACCCAAGTCGGGACTCCGGGACAGCCAAACTGTTCGTATTCTGCTAAGGCTACGACTGCTGCAAGTTTTGCTTCTTCCCCGTGGATCAATTCAAGAATGCGATCGCCATTCAACCCAACATCATTTGCAACTTTCCTAATCACAGACTCATCGTTAACATCAAGAAGGTCGATATACGTCGCTCGAAAAAAAGCTTCATCCAGCAGATGCTCCTTCCCAGTTCCACAAGCAGCATAATACGCTCTCGCAGGAAGTTCTTCCCGACCAAATTTCATTTTCTCCCAACGCTTGACCCACCTACCAAATTCTTCAAGTTCCTTGAGCCGAATTTCAATGCCGTACTTTTTCGCCCACCGCAAACAATCTTCTGTGTGATACGACGATAACAAAGCGCTTTCACTTCGTCCTTGTAAATCAGCTACCTTTATACCTCGCTCTTTTGGTATATAGATTGGTCTTCGTTCAATATCAACAGGTAAGCCTTCCAATGCTTTTTTGGCAAGAGCAACACCAATGTATGAATTTGCCGAGTGGTATATCGAGTATGAATATACTTTGATTCGCTGCGACATCTGTCTAAATTCACTCGCAATTTTAGTATTAAATGTGGCTTCTAACCCATTGACGAAATTCTTTAACTAATTCTAAATAATCTTTTTCTCCCACCTGCTCTAAAAACCTAGAAATCTCTGTTAATGGCAAATTGGGAAATGCTAAACTCTGTTCAACAGATAGATATTGCTGATTTTGTAAAACGTTAATACTAAAAGAATTGCCATCATATCGCCAGATTTCGGGCACACCCATATCAGCATAGACTTCAAAGCGATTTTTAGAACTGCTAGTAATATCGATTTCTACTACCAAATCTGGCGGCGGATCTTGTTGCAAATTAATTCTTTTTTTGCCCTTAATAAACTTGACATTTTTAATATAAAAGCATTCGTCTGGTTCTGCACCACTCAGCTCTGGACGTTTGAAAGTAGTAGAACCAAGGGGCTGAATCTTAACTTCTAGTTCTTCCGCTAAAGTTTCAACAAATCGACCCACAATTTTTTTATAACTTTCATGTTCAGGTGAAGGAACCATGATTTCTAAAGTACCTCGATTGTAAGTAAGCCGGAGGCGGCGACTAGCACTAAGTTCAGTTAGCAAGTTTTCATAAGTTTGCCAACTGATACCCGATAGGTGGATGATTTCTGTGGGTTGAAGCAGTGTGTTGCTAGTCATAGCGATA from Nostoc commune NIES-4072 includes:
- a CDS encoding DUF502 domain-containing protein — encoded protein: MNTNNKSSSSLKQENRGLVIDRLKQDLKNDLIAGLLVVIPLATTIWLTITIATWVINFLTQIPKQLNPFDGLNPIVVNLLNLLVGLAVPLLSILLMGLMARNIAGRWLLDFGERLLQAIPLAGQVYKTLKQLLETILKDSNGKFRRVILVEYPRRGIWAIAFVTGVISSDIQAQMPRPVLSVFIPTTPNPTTGWYAVVPEDEVVNLSMSIEDAFKIVVSGGIVAPNTPLVFPKESTLEGKHNEIKQQVIPVEES
- the nusB gene encoding transcription antitermination factor NusB, which encodes MQPRKPQQIARELALLSLSQLPVNPKKLDQLEDDQLVSKLVLGAVRTLTSEVQDTLDNAAGELQRSNDRLLSSQTRASDLNTARTMLQEAIACTQTAINQLGTAVDFPVLIQLANQDKGVRNYAKELVITVNENRQIIDELLSAALVDWQVTRLAQIDRDILQIAVAEMKFLGVADSIAINEAVELAKRYSGDDGHRFINGVLRRVTEQKKTA
- the ftsY gene encoding signal recognition particle-docking protein FtsY; protein product: MVFNWFRRKYNDSSDTPSDKKQEETSPAQEPQPEPAETLTATAETAPDTTTDLLAFAKAAYKNIQQKQQAEVVETPADSAEASSVSAQPETAETTIAEITEPEAIEEPVSTTIETAQPEVIQATTEEESTENSSVAAIAQEPDVSSPELTANEAEPTPTEPVATSEATQPTGLSFLERAAAERQAKLEQLMATAIEVPEPEVVQPVAATSETGEEIPGLVFDDGFVWSAKVLAAQGRSPEDVSIEEITWLKKLRQGLDKTRRSILNQLKAIVGQGPLNQAAVTEIEALLLQADVGVEATDFIINALQTKLREEVTAPEEAIAYLKKILRDMLDAPSMASHKTIFTPEKETLNIWLITGVNGAGKTTTIGKIAHLGQKSGYKCLIGAADTFRAAAVEQVKVWGSRSGVEVISNPGKNTDPAAVVFDAIAAAQARQTELLLVDTAGRLQNKKNLMDELSKIRRIIDKKAPNAKVESLLVLDATLGQNGLRQAEVFSQAAQLSGVVLTKLDGTAKGGVALAVVQQLGLPIRFIGAGEGIEDLRPFSSYEFVEALLSG
- a CDS encoding PP2C family protein-serine/threonine phosphatase; its protein translation is MPVSQLPSQPIDNNSSAATDVTPVVALKELVARLHREQNKIQDLLSSLGFALRSFNNLNQFLELIPLMATRVTDADGSALFLYKPNGQVRLEQLHWQDSGQRKNIRKALEIASSQITLLPNAAPLANATGILDDQMHRYLGPDVQIFGTAILVKHTERGWLYVLSRDPEYSWTETRQKLVRLVADQTAVAIENDELAVELRKKERLDQELEIGAEIQRRLLPRQCPTIPGAVLAARCKPANRVGGDYYDFIATNHNKIQPKTKGSTENSRWGLVIGDVMGKGVPAGLIMTMMRGMLRGEVLHGNSPAGILQNLNRVMYADLENSHRFITLFYSEYNPHSRILSYSNAAHNPPLWWHAATKTVSRLDTLGMLIGLDANSQYEDAQAQLEPGDTIIYYTDGLTDAAAASGDRFDEDNFVAGFNTACKYCNGPEEIVDYLFDQVEQFIGADKQNTDDMTLVVMQIL
- a CDS encoding DUF29 domain-containing protein gives rise to the protein MQAFSLLTLSVLIFPFSAVASSQQLRRSFALPINTFPVECPYYIAQILDAEFLADAIDL
- a CDS encoding PhzF family phenazine biosynthesis protein; translation: MGQTITQVDAFTNIPFAGNPAAVCVLPTPQEERWMQNVAQEMNLSETAFLIRQDDGFNLRWFTPTVEVPLCGHATLASAHVLWSEGHLSPNEVARFHTKSGVLIAKLQGEWIELDFPANHSQETVAPQELKAALGIPYKSVFLNSLGYLVELESEDLVRQIQPNFQILKTLPTSEIIVTSLTHPDSEYDFVSRFFAPGLGIDEDPVTGAAHCCLAPFWRDRLHKDKLLAYQASSRGGVVKVDYNGGDRVFLSGQAVTVMRGELITA
- a CDS encoding aminopeptidase P family protein; translated protein: MLIQQTSTSLVDTLRHRRQQLANLIDFPAILWSGSNSPRNFPANLFPFRASSHFLYFAGLPLSNAAIRLEGGKLELFIDDPSPSSALWHGKMPTREEIAQKIGADVAGPMAELESWVEDAATLAVQDAATWTQQSQLLNRWVLPQSPPQGIDLELAKAIVSLRLTHDEAALTELQKAAAVTVEAHKAGMAATPKAKLEAEVRAAMEGVIIAHNMTTSYNSIVTVHGEVLHNEQYHHPLQPGDLLLADVGAETETGWAGDVTRTWPVSGKFSSTQRDIYNVVLAAHDACIAKIHPGAEYGDIHLLAATVIAEGLVELGILQGNPQDLVEMDAHALFFPHGIGHLLGLDVHDMEDLGDLAGYEEGRSRSDRFGLGYLRLNRPLRTGMLVTIEPGFYQVPAILNDANVRSKYQNVVNWQRLSEFADVRGIRIEDDVLVTAEGSEVLTAALPNDADTIENLVGS
- a CDS encoding DsbA family protein, whose amino-acid sequence is MSQRIKVYSYSIYHSANSYIGVALAKKALEGLPVDIERRPIYIPKERGIKVADLQGRSESALLSSYHTEDCLRWAKKYGIEIRLKELEEFGRWVKRWEKMKFGREELPARAYYAACGTGKEHLLDEAFFRATYIDLLDVNDESVIRKVANDVGLNGDRILELIHGEEAKLAAVVALAEYEQFGCPGVPTWVVEGERFWGKDRVDWVVEKVKQLS
- a CDS encoding Uma2 family endonuclease codes for the protein MTSNTLLQPTEIIHLSGISWQTYENLLTELSASRRLRLTYNRGTLEIMVPSPEHESYKKIVGRFVETLAEELEVKIQPLGSTTFKRPELSGAEPDECFYIKNVKFIKGKKRINLQQDPPPDLVVEIDITSSSKNRFEVYADMGVPEIWRYDGNSFSINVLQNQQYLSVEQSLAFPNLPLTEISRFLEQVGEKDYLELVKEFRQWVRSHI